The genomic stretch CAGCCCCTCGCGGTGCACATCGTCGATGGTCACCCGGGTGTGGAAGGCGATACCGGCCAGGATGGCGGCCTTGGCGGCCGCGTCGAAGCCCTCGACGTCGGCGGTCGGGTCGGCCTCCGCGTACCCGAGGGCGGTGGCCTCGTCCAGCGCCTCCGAATACCCCGCCCCCGTGCTGTCCATCTTGTCCAGGATGAAATTGGTCGTCCCGTTGACGATGCCCAGCACCCGGTTGACCTTGTCGCCGGCCAGCGACTCGCGCAGCGGCCGGACCAGCGGGATCGCGCCGGCCACGGCGGCCTCGTAATAGAGGTCCGCGCCGTTGGCCTCGGCCGCGGCGTGCAGCGCCGCGCCGTCCGCGGCGACCAGCGCCTTGTTGGCCGAGACGACGCTCGCGCCGTGCTCGAAAGCGGTGGTGATGAGGCTGCGGGCGGGCTCGATGCCCCCGATCACCTCGACGACCACATCGATGTCACCCCGTTTGACCAGCTCTTTGGCGTCGGTGGTGATCAGCTCGGCGGGCACTCCCGCGCGCACCCGGTCCGGACGGCGAACGGCGATTCCGGCCAGCTCGACCGGCGCCCCGATGCGCGCCGTGAGGTCGTCGGCGTGCGTCGTCATGATGCGCGCCACCTCTGAGCCGACCACTCCACAGCCCAGCAGCGCCACCTTCAGCGGACGCGTACGCATCATTCGACCTCTTTCGCTTTCCTTCTCGGTCATGCACCAGTCTCACGCACCGGACCGGGTTTTCCGGCCCCGGTCCGGATGCCGAGATGTTCGTTCCACCATTGTCGGTCACCCGGCGGGTACGGCCGACACCGCCCGTACGGACGGCGCCCCACGCCCCCCGGTGCCCGGCACCGGTCCTACCCGACGTCGAGACGCAGCAGGTCCTCCTCCGTCTCGCGCCGCACGATGACGCGCCCCGCCCCCTCACGCACCGCGACCACCGGCGGCCGCAGGGCGTGGTTGTAGTTGCTCGCCATCGACCGGCAGTACGCGCCG from Streptomyces albofaciens JCM 4342 encodes the following:
- a CDS encoding homoserine dehydrogenase; amino-acid sequence: MMRTRPLKVALLGCGVVGSEVARIMTTHADDLTARIGAPVELAGIAVRRPDRVRAGVPAELITTDAKELVKRGDIDVVVEVIGGIEPARSLITTAFEHGASVVSANKALVAADGAALHAAAEANGADLYYEAAVAGAIPLVRPLRESLAGDKVNRVLGIVNGTTNFILDKMDSTGAGYSEALDEATALGYAEADPTADVEGFDAAAKAAILAGIAFHTRVTIDDVHREGLTEVTASDIASAKRMGCTVKLLAICERAADGASVTARVHPAMIPLSHPLASVREAYNAVFVEAEAAGQLMFYGPGAGGSPTASAVLGDLVAVCRNKLAGTTGPGESAYTQLPVGPMGDVVTRYHISLDVADKPGVLAQVAMVFAEHGVSIDTVRQQSKDGGAARSGETANGGEASLVVVTHRAADAALSSTVDALRDLDTVRGVASIMRVEGE